Genomic window (Pseudomonas xantholysinigenes):
AGCAACGTCAGCACACTACGCTCGTTGCTCAAGGCCGTGGTCTGCACGTTCACCACATCCAGGTAGCCGATCAACCCGGCCTTGTACTGGTTTTCGGTCAGGCGCAAAGACTCGCGCGCCGCCTCCAGCGCTTCCTGACGCACCACCGCCTCGTCGCCGTACACCTTCAACTGCACCAGGTAGTTCTCGACTTCCTTGAACCCGTCCAACACGGTCTGGCGGTACTGCGCCACGGTCTGGTCGTACACCGCCACGGTGCGGTCCACCTCGGCGCTGCGTTTGCCGGCATCGAACAGGGTCAGTGCCAATTGCGGGCCCACCGACCAATAACGGTTGGGCAGCTCGATCCAGTTCTTGAAACTGCTGCTGGAATAGCCGCCGCTCATGCTCAACGACAGGTCAGGAAAATATGCCGCGCGCGACACGCCGATATTCGAGTTGGCCGACATGACTTTGCGTTCGGCAGAGGCGATATCGGGGCGGCGCTCCAGCAGCTGCGACGGCAGTGTCACGGGAATCTGTGGCAACGCCGGGATGTCGTTGCTCGCGGCCAGGGCAAAATCGGCCGGCGCCTTGCCCATCAGCACGGCAATGGCGTTCTCGTACTGCGCGCGCTGCCAGGCCAGGTCGATCAGGTCGGCCTGGGTGCTCTTGAGCTGGGTACGCGCCTGGGCCACCGCATCCGGCCCGGCCACGCCGGCGCGATACTGGTTCTCGTTCATTTTCAACGAGCGCTCATAGGCCGCCACCGTGGCCTCGAGCAGGCGTTTCTGCTCATCGATCACCCGCAGTTGCAGGTAGTTCTGCACCAGCTCCGACTGCTGGCTGAGGCGGATCGCCGCCATGTCGGCCAGGCTGGCCTCGGCGCTGGCCTCATTGGCATTGAGGGTTTCGCGTAGCTTGCCCCACAGGTCGATCTCCCAGCTCACGCCAAGCTGGGCGTTGTAGGTGTTGCGAATACCGCTGCTGTTGTTCGACAGGCTGGAGCTGGAACTGCCGGTGCCCTGCGCCGAGCGGTTCTTGCTGGTGGTCAGGTCCAGCGACGGGAACAGCGCCGAGCGGCTGCTGCGCACCAGGGCCTGGGCCTGACGGTACTGCGCCTCGTACTGGGCCACGGTCTGGTTGCTGCGGTTCAGCTCCTCGACCAGGGCATTGAGCTGCTTGTCATCGTAGATTTCCCACCACGCGCCGCGGGCGATGGCATCCGACGGCTTGGCCTGCGTCCAGCCGTCGGCTTGCTTGAACTGTGCCGGGGTGCTGAGTTCGGGCCGGTGGTAGTCCGGGCTCAGGGTACAGGCGCTGAGCATCGCCACGCACAGGCCGGCGCCGAGCAGGCGCGAGCCGCGCCCCTGGGTCAGCAGCTTGAGGGCGTGGTGGATGCGAGTCTGAGCAAAGTTCATAGCGGGGTATCCAGGGCAGCGTCGGTGCGCACACCGCGCCAACGGTTGAAACGGTGGCGCAGGCGGTCGAGGTACAGGTAGACCACCGGCGTTGTGTACAGGGTCAGGACCTGGCTGAACACCAGGCCGCCGATGATGGTCAGGCCCAGGGGCTGGCGCATCTCGGCGCCTTCGGCGCGACTGAGCAACAACGGCAAGGCGCCGAGGATCGCGGCCAGGGTGGTCATCAGGATCGGCCGCAGGCGCAACAGGCAGGCGCGGCGAATCGACTCTTCTGGCGACAGGCCTTCATGGCGCTCCAACTGCAGGGCCAGGTCGATCATCAGGATCGCGTTCTTCTTCACCACGCCAATCAACAGGAACAGCCCCAGCAGCGAGATGAGGCTGAACTCGCCGCCGGTCAGGTACAGGGCCAGCAAGGCCCCCACCCCGGCCGACGGCAAGGTCGAAAGGATGGTCAGGGGGTGGATGTAGCTCTCGTAGAGGATGCCCAGCACCAGATACACCAGCACCAGGGCACCGAGGATCATCAGCGGCTGTCCTTCAGCCGTCTTGGTGAAGGCATTGGCGGTGCCGCCGAGCTTGGCGATCACCGCTTCCGGCAGGCCGAGCTTGGCCACCGCGCGTTCCAGCGCAGCCATGGCCTGGTCGGGGCTGTAGCCCTCGGCGACATCGAAGGCGATTTCTTCGGAGGCGAACTGGTCTTCATGGCTGACCCGGTCGTTGGCCAACGAGTTCTCGTAGCGGGCGAAACTCGACAGCGGCACGCGGGCACCGTCGGCGGTGATCACCTGCACCTGCTCCAGGGTGCTCGGGTCCCAGGCGTACTGGGGGTTGATCTCCAGTACCACCTGGTATTGGTTGAGGCTGTCATAGATGGTCGAGATCTGCCGCTGGCTGTAGGCGTTGTTGAGCACCGCCGTGACCATGTCCATGTCGATCCCCAGGCGCTTGGCCTGGTCGCGGTCGACCACCAGGGTCACCTGCTGGGTGCCGGCGCCATCATGGGCGTCGACGGCCGTCAGCTCGGGCACCTTGCGCATCTCGGCGGCGACTTTCGGGAACCACTCGCGCAGCGCGGCCAGGTCGTCGCTCTGCAAGGTGTAGAGGTATTGCGAGGTGCTCTGGTCACGGCCGCCGCCGCCCAGTTGCAGGTCCTGGTCGGCCATCAGGTACAGGCGCCCGCCCGGGACCTTGGGCATTTCCTTGCGCAGCCGCTCGATGACCTTCTGCGCGTTCTCCTTGCGCTCGGCGATGGGTTTCAGGCGCACCAGCATGAAGGCATTGTTGGTGCCGCTGTTGCCGCCGATGAAGCCGGCCACGCTCTGCACGGCCGGGTCCTTGAGCAGTGCCCGGCGGTAGATCTCCATTTTCGGCTGCATCACGGTGAACGACAGCCCGTCGTCGCCGCGGATGAAACCTTGCAACTGGCCAGTGTCCTGCTGCGGCATCAACGTCTTGGGCACCACCACGTACAGGGCAATGTTGAGGACGATGGTCGCCAGCAGGCTGAGCAAGGTCAGGCGCTTGTGCCGCAGGGCCCAGCCCAGGCTGCGGTCGTAGCCGGCGACCATGCGCTGGTGGATGTGATCGCTCCAGCGCTGCAGGCGGGTCTGCTGCTGCGGGCCGTGGACCTTCAACCAGCGTGAGCAGAGCATCGGCGTCAGGGTCAGCGACACCACCAGCGAGACGATGATCGCCGCCGCCAGGGTGATCGAGAACTCTTTGAACAGACCACGCACGATACCGCCCATGAACAGGATCGAGACGAACACCGCCACCAGCGAGACGTTCATCGACAACAGGGTGAAGCCGACTTCCTTGGCGCCCTTGTAGGCGGCCTGCATTGGGTTCTCGCCGTTCTCGATATGCCGGGAGATGTTCTCCAGCACCACGATGGCATCGTCCACCACCAGGCCGGTGGCGAGGATCAGCGCCATCAGCGACAGGTTGTTCAGTGAAAAACCACACAGATACATGACCGCGAAGGTGCCCACCAGCGACACCGGCACCGCCAGGCTGGGAATCAGCGAGGCGCGGAAATTGCCCAAGAACAGGTACACCACCAGGATCACCAGCACCACGGCGATCAGCAGGGTGTGCTCGGCTTCTTTGAGGGTGGCCTTGATCACCGGCGAGCGGTCCATGGCGACATCGAGCTTGACGCTGGCCGGCAACAGCGATTGCAGTGCCGGCAGTTCGGCCTTGATCTGCTCGACGGTCTGGATGATGTTGGCCCCGGACTGGCGGTTGACCACCAGCAGCACCGCGCTTTCATCGTTGAAGAAGCCACTGTTGTAGCGGTTTTCCACGCCATCGCTGACCTTGGCCACGTCGGACAGGCGCAGGATCGCGCCGTTCTGCTGGCGGATCACCACCGGCTTGTAGTCCTCGGCTTTCTCCAACTGGTCGTTGGCGCGCACCTGCCAGTTCCGCTCGGCGTCCTCGACGAAGCCCATGGGCCGACGCTGGTTGGCATTGGCCACCGCGGTACGCACATCGTCCAGGGCCAGGCCGTACTGATTGAGCAACTGCGGCTCCAGCTCGATGCGCACGGCGGGCAGCGAGCTGCCGCCGATCTGCACCTCCCCTACCCCGCTGACCTGGGACAGGCTCTGGGACAGGATGGTGTCGGCCAGGTCGTACAGCTGGCCCTTGGACAGCACCTCGGACGTCAGCGACAGCACCATGATCGGTGCCTGGGACGGGTTGATCTTCTTGTAGGTGGGCATGCTGCGCATGCCGCTGGGCAACAGGTTGCGGGTGGCGTTGATCGCCGCCTGCACCTCGCGAGCGGCGCCGTCGATGTCGCGGCCCAGGTCAAAGCCGATGATCACCCGGGTCGAGCCCTGGTTGGAGCTGCTGGTCAGGGTGGTGACCCCAGCGATACTGCCGAGCTTGCGCTCCAACGGTGTGGCCACGGTGGAGGCCATGACCTCGGGGCTGGCGCCGGGCAGGCTGGCCTGCACCACGATCACCGGGAAGTCCATCTGCGGCAGTGGCGACACCGGCAACAGGCCGAAGCTGACTCCACCCAGCAACATGATCGCCAGGCTCAGCAGCATGGTCGCGACCGGCCGGCGGATGAAGGGGCCGGAGAGGTTCATTTCCCGCTCCATGCTTCAAGCGGCAAGCGGCAAGCTTCAAGCCGCAAGAAAAAGCGCGCGTGAGCACCGTACTTGCATCCACTCCGATCAGCTTGCCGCTTGCCGCTTGCCGCTTGCCACCGGAAGCTGCTCATACCGCCTCCTCGCTCATACTCGAATCGCCCCAACGCCGCGCCAGGCGATCAAAGTACAGGTAGATCACCGGCGTGGTGAACAACGTCAGCACCTGGCTCACCAGCAGACCGCCGACCATCACCAGGCCTAGCGGCTGGCGCAGCTCGGCGCCGGATCCGGTCGCGAGCATCAGCGGCACGGCGCCGAACAGCGCCGCCAGGGTGGTCATCAGGATCGGCCGGAAGCGCAGCAACGCCGCCTGGTAGATCGCGTCACGCGGGCTCATGCCCTGGTGACGCTCGGCCTCCAGGGCGAAGTCGATCATCATGATCGCGTTCTTCTTGACGATGCCGATCAGCAGGATGATGCCAATGATGGCGATCATGCCCAGGTCGTTGCCGCTGAGCAGCAGCGCGAGCAAGGCGCCCACCGCCGCCGAAGGCAGCGTCGAAAGAATGGTCACCGGGTGGATGTAGCTCTCGTAGAGCACGCCCAGCACGATGTACATGGTCACCACGGCGGCGAGGATCAGCAGCAAGGTGCTCGACAGCGAGGCCTGGAACGCCTCGGCGGCGCCCTGGAAGCGGGTCTGCACGCCCAGCGGCATGCCGATGTCCCGTTGCACCTGCTCGATCACCTGCACCGCCTCGCCCAGGGAGGCGCCATGACCCAGGTTGAACGACATCATCACCGAGGGGAACTGGCCGATGTGCGAGATGGCCAACTGCGCCTGGCGCTGCTCGATGCGCGCCAGCGCCGAGAGGCGCACCTGGCCACCGTCGGCAGCCTTGACATGGATCGACTCGAGCGCCTGCGGGCCGAGACTGGCGGCTGCCTGTGCCTGCAGCACCACACGATACTGGCTGGCCTGGGTGTAGATGGTCGAGATCTGCCGCTGGCCGAAGGCGTCGTACAGGGCGTTGGTGATTTGCGCCACACTGATCCCCAGGCGGCTGGCCATGTCGCGGTCGATCACCAGGTACACCTGCAGGCCCTTGTCCTGCAGGTCGCTGGCGACGTCCTGCAACTCGGCGCGGTCTTTCAGCGCGCGCACCAGCTTGCCACTCCACTCGGCCAGCAGGTCGGCGTCGGGGGACGACAGGCTGAACTGGTACTGGGTGCGGCTGACCCGGTCCTCGATGCTCAGGTCCTGCACCGGTTGCATGAACAGGCGGATACCCACCAGCCGATCGAGCTGCGGTTGCAGGCGGGCGATCACCTCGGCGGCGGTGACGTCGCGCTCGCCGTGGGGCTTGAGGTTGATCAGCAGGCGGCCACTGTTGAGGGTGGCGTTGTCGCCGTCCACGCCGATGTACGACGACAGGCTCTGCACCGCCGGGTCCTCGAGGATTACCTTGGCCAAAGACTGCTGGCGCTGGCTCATGGCACTGAACGAGGTGGCCTGGGGCGCTTCGGAAATGCCCTGGATCACCCCGGTGTCCTGCACCGGGAAGAAGCCCTTGGGCACCATCAGGTACAGCACCACGGTCAGCGCCAGGGTGGCCACGGCCACCAGCAGGGTCAGCGGCTGGCGCTTGAGCACCCAGGTCAGGGCGGTGCCGTAGTGCCGGATCAACCAGTCGATCCAGGCGCCGCTGGCCCGGTAGAAGCCGCTTTGCTCCTCGTCCTTGGGCTCGCGCTTGAGCAAGCGCGCGCACATCATCGGCGTCAGGGTCAGCGACACCACCAGGGAAATCAGGATCGCCACCGCCAAGGTGATGGCGAACTCGCGGAACAGCCGCCCGACCACATCGGCCATGAACAGCAGCGGGATCAGTACCGCGATCAGCGAGAAGGTCAGCGAGATCAAGGTGAAGCCAATCTGCCTGGCGCCCTTGAGCGCGGCCTGCAGCGGTGTCTCGCCCTCTTCTATGTGGCGGGAGATGTTCTCCAGCATGACGATGGCATCGTCCACCACGAAACCGGTGGCGATGGTCAGCGCCATCAGCGTCAGGTTGTTGACCGAGAAGCCGGCCAGGTACATCACGCCGAAGGTGCCGATCAGCGACAGCGGCACAGCGATCGACGGGATGATCGTGGCACTGAAGCGGCGCAGGAAGACGAAGGTGACCATCACCACCAGGGCGATGGCGAACAGCAGCTCGTGCTGCACGTCGCGCACCGCCGCGCGGATGGTCTGGGTACGGTCGGTGAGCACGCTGACGTCCAGGCCCGCCGGCAGGTTGTCGGTGATCGACGGCAGCATGTCCTTGATCCGGTCGACCACCTCGATGACGTTGGCCCCGGGCTGGCGCTGGATGTTCAACAGCACCGCCTCGTTCTGGTTGGCCCAGGCGGCCAGGCGCTCGTTCTCGGCGCCGTCGACGATCTCGGCGACGTCCTTCAGGCGCAGTGGCGCACCGTTGTTGTACTTGAGGATGAGCTCGGCGTACTCGGCCGGCGAGCGCAACTGGTCGTTGGCGTCGAGCATCGACACCCGGGTCGGGCCGTCGAAGTTGCCTTTGGGTTGGTTGACGTTGGAGGCGCCGATCAGCGTGCGCACGTCGTCCAGGTTCAGGCCGTTGGCGGCCAGGGCATCGACATTGACCTTGATTCGCACCGCTTGGCGCTGGCCGCCGGCGATGCTGACCATGCCGACCCCGCTGATCTGGGCGATCTTCT
Coding sequences:
- a CDS encoding efflux transporter outer membrane subunit, with the translated sequence MNFAQTRIHHALKLLTQGRGSRLLGAGLCVAMLSACTLSPDYHRPELSTPAQFKQADGWTQAKPSDAIARGAWWEIYDDKQLNALVEELNRSNQTVAQYEAQYRQAQALVRSSRSALFPSLDLTTSKNRSAQGTGSSSSSLSNNSSGIRNTYNAQLGVSWEIDLWGKLRETLNANEASAEASLADMAAIRLSQQSELVQNYLQLRVIDEQKRLLEATVAAYERSLKMNENQYRAGVAGPDAVAQARTQLKSTQADLIDLAWQRAQYENAIAVLMGKAPADFALAASNDIPALPQIPVTLPSQLLERRPDIASAERKVMSANSNIGVSRAAYFPDLSLSMSGGYSSSSFKNWIELPNRYWSVGPQLALTLFDAGKRSAEVDRTVAVYDQTVAQYRQTVLDGFKEVENYLVQLKVYGDEAVVRQEALEAARESLRLTENQYKAGLIGYLDVVNVQTTALSNERSVLTLLQGRLVASVQLIAALGGGWDAQAALAEQ
- a CDS encoding multidrug efflux RND transporter permease subunit, with product MNLSGPFIRRPVATMLLSLAIMLLGGVSFGLLPVSPLPQMDFPVIVVQASLPGASPEVMASTVATPLERKLGSIAGVTTLTSSSNQGSTRVIIGFDLGRDIDGAAREVQAAINATRNLLPSGMRSMPTYKKINPSQAPIMVLSLTSEVLSKGQLYDLADTILSQSLSQVSGVGEVQIGGSSLPAVRIELEPQLLNQYGLALDDVRTAVANANQRRPMGFVEDAERNWQVRANDQLEKAEDYKPVVIRQQNGAILRLSDVAKVSDGVENRYNSGFFNDESAVLLVVNRQSGANIIQTVEQIKAELPALQSLLPASVKLDVAMDRSPVIKATLKEAEHTLLIAVVLVILVVYLFLGNFRASLIPSLAVPVSLVGTFAVMYLCGFSLNNLSLMALILATGLVVDDAIVVLENISRHIENGENPMQAAYKGAKEVGFTLLSMNVSLVAVFVSILFMGGIVRGLFKEFSITLAAAIIVSLVVSLTLTPMLCSRWLKVHGPQQQTRLQRWSDHIHQRMVAGYDRSLGWALRHKRLTLLSLLATIVLNIALYVVVPKTLMPQQDTGQLQGFIRGDDGLSFTVMQPKMEIYRRALLKDPAVQSVAGFIGGNSGTNNAFMLVRLKPIAERKENAQKVIERLRKEMPKVPGGRLYLMADQDLQLGGGGRDQSTSQYLYTLQSDDLAALREWFPKVAAEMRKVPELTAVDAHDGAGTQQVTLVVDRDQAKRLGIDMDMVTAVLNNAYSQRQISTIYDSLNQYQVVLEINPQYAWDPSTLEQVQVITADGARVPLSSFARYENSLANDRVSHEDQFASEEIAFDVAEGYSPDQAMAALERAVAKLGLPEAVIAKLGGTANAFTKTAEGQPLMILGALVLVYLVLGILYESYIHPLTILSTLPSAGVGALLALYLTGGEFSLISLLGLFLLIGVVKKNAILMIDLALQLERHEGLSPEESIRRACLLRLRPILMTTLAAILGALPLLLSRAEGAEMRQPLGLTIIGGLVFSQVLTLYTTPVVYLYLDRLRHRFNRWRGVRTDAALDTPL
- a CDS encoding MdtB/MuxB family multidrug efflux RND transporter permease subunit produces the protein MNLSRLFILRPVATTLSMLAIVLAGLIAYKMLPVAALPQVDYPTIRVMTLYPGASPQVMTSAVTAPLERQFGQMPGLEQMASTSSGGASVLTLRFNLDMNMDVAEQQVQAAINAASNLLPSDLPAPPVYNKVNPADTPVLTLAISSKTLPLPKLNDLVDTRVAQKIAQISGVGMVSIAGGQRQAVRIKVNVDALAANGLNLDDVRTLIGASNVNQPKGNFDGPTRVSMLDANDQLRSPAEYAELILKYNNGAPLRLKDVAEIVDGAENERLAAWANQNEAVLLNIQRQPGANVIEVVDRIKDMLPSITDNLPAGLDVSVLTDRTQTIRAAVRDVQHELLFAIALVVMVTFVFLRRFSATIIPSIAVPLSLIGTFGVMYLAGFSVNNLTLMALTIATGFVVDDAIVMLENISRHIEEGETPLQAALKGARQIGFTLISLTFSLIAVLIPLLFMADVVGRLFREFAITLAVAILISLVVSLTLTPMMCARLLKREPKDEEQSGFYRASGAWIDWLIRHYGTALTWVLKRQPLTLLVAVATLALTVVLYLMVPKGFFPVQDTGVIQGISEAPQATSFSAMSQRQQSLAKVILEDPAVQSLSSYIGVDGDNATLNSGRLLINLKPHGERDVTAAEVIARLQPQLDRLVGIRLFMQPVQDLSIEDRVSRTQYQFSLSSPDADLLAEWSGKLVRALKDRAELQDVASDLQDKGLQVYLVIDRDMASRLGISVAQITNALYDAFGQRQISTIYTQASQYRVVLQAQAAASLGPQALESIHVKAADGGQVRLSALARIEQRQAQLAISHIGQFPSVMMSFNLGHGASLGEAVQVIEQVQRDIGMPLGVQTRFQGAAEAFQASLSSTLLLILAAVVTMYIVLGVLYESYIHPVTILSTLPSAAVGALLALLLSGNDLGMIAIIGIILLIGIVKKNAIMMIDFALEAERHQGMSPRDAIYQAALLRFRPILMTTLAALFGAVPLMLATGSGAELRQPLGLVMVGGLLVSQVLTLFTTPVIYLYFDRLARRWGDSSMSEEAV